ATCTCTATTCTAAACGGTGATGACTCATCTACCTTGGTGGAGGTGACGAAGAGGGGAGGACGGCTTCTCTGGATGATGAACACCCGACCGATTAAGGCGGCTCGTCTATCCATAGAAAATGGAGAAGTGAAGGCATACCGGTTCTTGCTTTCCCACGGGTGGGATGGAATGGAAAATGTGAAGACGGAAAGACAGGATAATACAGCGATCTATACCTATGCTCCCAGAGAAGGTGGAATCCTCCTATACCCCGATGTGATTACGGTAAAGGTCGCTTTAGACCGGGGGGATGTGGTGGGAATTCAAGCCCAGAACTATGTGGCCAATCATCGGAAACGGAATCTTCCAAAGCCAACTCTTTCGGTTCAAGCGGCGGAGAAGAGATTAAATCCCAATTTTAGGGTGGAAGAACGTTCCTTGGCCTTAGTTCAGAATGAACGGAATGAAGAGGTTTTGGTCTACGAATTTGTCGGCAAAGTGGACAAGACGGACTATCAGGTTTTTATCAACGCAAAGAACGGGGAAGAAGAGAAAATCGACCATTTGGATTATGTTTCGTAAATCTTTTTACTCCTTTTCCAAGGCCGTTATGATAAAATAGAGTCATCACGGCATGGAGAGGAGCAAGAAGATGTTTCCGTCTGTTGGGCAGAAGATTCAATTAGAACCCATCCTGCAAGAAGGAAAAAAGGAGAAGGTTTACAGCAGCCGTGTAGCCGACATCCCGAATACGAAGACCTTTCACATTGAGCTGCCGATCGATCCATCGGGGAGTACGGAACTTTTTCCCAGCGGAACGGAATTTACCTGTTGGTTTATAGGAGAAGACGGGGGACAGTATCGATTTCGAACTCGATTGATGGATCGAACTCGGGATCCTATCCCTTTATGGATCATGGAAAGGCCGATGGATCATGAGATTGAGCGTTCCCAACGGCGGCACCATCTTCGGGTAGAAGCGCACCTGGATCTGGCCGTAAAGAGCCTGAACGAAGCAAGGCCATATCATTATATCACCCAAACCTTAGACGTAAGCGGAGGGGGACTCTCTTTCTTCTGTCCATCTTCCCATGAGATTCAAAAAGGGGACCGTCTCAGGGGTTTTCTCCCCTTTCATGTGAAAAATGAGGGGATGTACCATGTGGACTTCGTGGGAGAAGTGGTTCGTCTTTTTTATCCTGAGAGAGCGGAGGTGGAGGTGGCGTCGGTGAAATTTCATTCCATACGGGAACGGGATATGGAAGCCCTGGTTCGCTACACCTTTCAGCGCCAGATCGAACTTTATAAGAAGGAAAACGATTAAAAAAATCGATTCGTTGCCCATATCAAAAGAGTGTGATAGAATAAAGCCATAACGGCTAAAGTTTTAGGGATTGCCTCGATGATGGAGATGATGTAGGAAGAGTTCTACATACACGTAGAAAAGCAGGCTATTCCCTGCTTTTTATTTGTGAAGCAATGGGGTGTAGGGGAGAGATGAGGATTGCAATCGATGGACCTGCGGGCGCAGGGAAAAGCACCATCGCCCGTTCGCTGGCGGCGAGACTAAAGGCCCTTTATATCGACACAGGGGCGATGTACCGCGCCCTTACGTTAAAAGCGAAGGAAGCGGGTGTCTCGGCCGACGATGAGGCAGGACTAACGAAACTTCTGGAGGAGACGGAGATCCGTCTCTTCTCCACCGGAGAGGGAAGCGAACGGGTGGTGATGGATGGCAGGGATGTGACGGAGGCGATACGGCATCCGGACATAAGCCGCCTTGTCTCCATCGTCTCGAAGCATCCCCGGGTGAGGGAGATCATGGTAAACCGTCAAAGGAAGATGGCAGAAGAAGGAGATGTGGTGATGGACGGGCGTGATATAGGGACGGTGGTCCTGCCCTATGCCGACCTGAAGATCTTCCTGACCGCTTCCATCCAGGAAAGGGCGATGCGAAGGTATAGAGAATTATGGGAGAAGGGACATTCACCCAACTTGTCGCAACTGGAAGAGGAGATCAAAAAGCGGGACCGCCTGGATGCGGAACGGTCTCATTCCCCTTTAAAAAAAGCGGAAGACGCGATTTTGGTCGATACGACGCATCTCACCATTCAAGAAGTGGTGGATCGGCTATATTCTTTATGTAAAAACGGAAAAGGATAAGGTCGTTTCGATTTTCATCCTCTCTTCTTGTGAAGAAAGGGTAAAATATAACCAATTCAACCCATCCCTCTCGGTCTAGGGTTAAGGAGGAAAAGAGCATGTCGGAAGATTTAAAGCAAGTTGATGAGCTTAAAGAAAATGTAGAAAATAAGAAGTCGGCGGAAGAGGCTCCACAGGGAGAAGAAGCCGATGCCCAAATCCAGGAAGGCGCCGATCTTACGTCCCAGGAATCTTTCGAGGGAAATGGCCCGGAAGAGGCGACTTCGGTAAACGAGGCCGTTCCCGCAGTCCCCGAGGTTCAGGTGGGGGATATTCTGACCGGCAAAGTCTCCAGGATTGAGGAGAAACAAGCTTTGATCGATGTCGGCTTTAAGTATGAAGCCATCTTACCCATCAGCGAAGTCTCGAGCCTGCACATCGAAAAGATTGAAGATGTTCTCCATCTCGGGGATGAAATTGAGGTGAAGGTGAAAAAATTTAACCCGGAAAAAGATGAGCTGGTCGTCTCCAAAAGGGCGGTGGCTGCTGAAAAAGCGTGGGAAGTCCTTTCCAAACGGTTTGAAAACGGGGAAACCTTCGAAACAACCATCGTCGATGTGGTAAAGGGAGGACTGGTCGCCGATGTGGGGTTGAGGGGCTTTATTCCCGCTTCCCAAGTGGAAAGGAATTATGTGGAGGACTTTAGCGATTATAAGGGAAAACCTTTAAAAGTGAAAGTGATTGAATTGGATCGGGAGAATAATCGCGTTATCCTTTCTCACCGGGCCGTTTTAGAGGAAGAGGCGGAACGGAGGAAGAAGGAAGTGCTCAATCGACTGGAAGCGGGGCAAGTGGTGGAAGGAAGGGTGGAAAGAATTACCGACTTCGGCGCCTTTGTCGACTTGGGTGGAGTGGACGGTTTGATCCACATCTCGGAACTCTCTTGGGATCATGTGGAGAAGGCCACCGATGCCGTCTCCGTGGGCGATATCGTAAAGGTAAAGGTATTGAAAGTAGATCGGGAGAATGAGCGGATCAGCCTGAGCCTGAAAGCGACACAGCCAAGTCCTTGGGAGAAGGCGGCTCAATCCATAAAACCGGGAGATGTGGTAAAGGGAATTGTACGCCGTTTGCCTTCTTTCGGCGCTTTTGTGGAGCTCATGCCCGGTGTGGAGGGACTCGTCCATGTCTCTCAAATTTCCCGCAAACGGGTTGGAACTCCTGGTGAGGTGTTAAAAGAGGGACAGGAGGTTGAAGTGAAGGTCCTCGATTTTAACCTGGAGGATAAGCGGATTAGCTTGAGCATGAAGGAATTGGAAGAGGCGCCCGTGCCGGAGTCAAAGGAATGGGAGAAAACAAATGCAAAGGATGAAGAGAATAAGGGATTCGGCGTCTCCATCGGGGATATGATCGGGGAAGATATGCGGAAAAAATTAAAGTAATAAAAAAAAGATCTGACTCAGTCGACATCTCATCGAGCTTCGATGAGATGTTTTTTTAGGGTTAAGATAAGGATAAAATTGTCAATACTAGAGTAGAATAATTCATTCTGGAGGAAAACGGATCTCGACGGATGAATGACGGTTCTCTTTCCCTTCTCGTAGCTCTTACCCTCCTACTCCTGTTGTGGGGAGAATGGTTTTATTCCGATCTGAGTCGGATTGGGCTGAAAAAGAAAACGGTTGCCCTTTTTTTGATCGCTTGGGCCTTCGCCGGCCTGATTCCTTTCTCCTATGGGAAAGTGGAGGGAAGTTTTGCCCTTTTCCTTTATCCCCCTACCCTCTATCTCCTAGCGAAACGAATTCCTGAAAAAAGAAAGGTCGCCCTCTTGGCCAACGGCCTTTTTCTCGCCGCCATCTATGTACTGACGGAAGAAGTACTCTATAATGACCCGATCCTCTTGATTTGGGAGGAACCTTGGATAACCTCCCCATGGATGGGACTTCTTCTCTTCTTTTTTTCCTCTTCCTTTCAAGAGAGGCTCCTTCTCCTCCTCCTCAGTTCCTTCTTTGGTGAGGCCATGTTTTTTTTCGATTTCGCAGAGGAAATGGGGAGAATTTCTTTTTTCTCCGCCTATCAGATGGATTCCTTTTTCCTTACGCTTCTCTTCCTCTCCTTTTACTCGTTGTTGATGGGGAGAAGAGACCCGGTCTTCTTTAGAAAGGATCGACTCAAATCGGAAGAAAAGAGGAGCGTGGAATCATGACGGTATATGTAACGGCCATTCTCTCCGGAACCTTGTTCGGTTTTGTCGCTCGGGTGATCATGTTAAGGACCGATTATCGCCAATATCCCACCTATCGTCATGGAAAAGTGATTCATCTTGCCTTGGGTTTTATCGCCGCAGGCATGGGAGCGGTGGCTGTTCCTGCATTAAAGGAAAATAATTATACGGCCATCACGTTTCTTGCGATGGCGGCCCAGCAGTTCCGGGATGTGCGGAATATGGAACGGGAAACCCTCTCCCAATTAGACGGGATGGAGCTTGTTCCCAGAGGATCCGCCTACATCGAAGGAATCGCTATGGTCTTCGAAGGGAGAAACTATTTGGTCATCTTCACCGCCTTTCTCACTTCCCTGGGTGTCGTCTGGTTTAACATCTGGGTGGGGTTATTGCTTGGAACGATCTCTCTCCTGGTGGACCTCTGGTTCATGAGCGGGCACCACCTAGCCGATATTGCCCGGGTAAAAGAGGGGGAGATCCGCATCGAAGGGGAAAGCCTCTATGTGAATCAGATTTATCTCATGAATGTGGGGCTCGTTTCTAACCGAGAGATTCTGGAGAAACATGCCGTCGGGCTCGTGATTGAGCCGAAGAATTTGGACAGTGCCGTCACCCTCGCCAATCTGGGTCAGCGCCAGGCGATCCTCCATGACGCCTCGGTGATCTTGGGGGTTTACCGGGATAGCGGCGAACCGGCCCTGGTGCCCCTGATTAAACGAGATATGGATACAGGAGAGTTGGGCGTTCTTCTCCTTCCTCAGCGTAGGGAGATGAAGAAAGCGATCCAAGTGGTGGAGAGGGTTCCTGTATTAGAGACGGCTCTTCGCCTTCCGAAAGAGGCGAAGGTGAATGGAGGGAAGGAATAGATGGATAAAGCAGAGGAAGGCGCTTCGATTAAAGCGATCGTTACCCTTTCCCGGGATCAGGTGGCGGGTGGTGCCCCTATTTTTATCGTAAAGGATAAAGAGGAATTGCAGAGAACCGCCTTTCTCCTGGAAAAGATCATCGACGCCATGGCCCACGAATTAAATGGCGAAACCATGATCCTGGTTAAACATTAAGATGCCGTTTATGATAAAATAAACTTGTTTTTCGATCGATATGACGGTGATGAACAGATCGAAAGGGGGCTTATAGGATGAAGAAACCGGTGGTGGCCATTGTTGGTCGGCCCAACGTGGGGAAATCGACGATTTTCAATCACATCATGGGCGAGAGAATCGCCATTGTAGAAGATCGACCTGGAGTGACCCGGGATCGAATATATGGAGCGACGGAATGGCTGGATTACCCTTTTCACTTGATCGATACAGGGGGTATCGAAGTGGGGAGCGAGGATGAGCTGTTGCTTCAGGTAAGGACACAGGCGGAACTTGCCATTGATGAAGCGGATGTCATCCTTTTCATTGTAGATGGCAAGTCCGGTCTTACTTCCACCGATGAAGAGATCGCCGGCCTTCTTTTCCGCTCGGGGAAACCGGTGGTGCTTGTGGTGAATAAGGTGGATCATCCCAATCAATTACCCGGCATCATGGAATTTTATCGGCTGGGATTTGGCGAGCCTTTTCCTGTCTCCGGTGCCCATGGAACGGGTTTCGGCGATCTCCTCGATGAGGTGATTAAGCATTTTCCGGAAAAAATCGAAGAAGAGATGGATGAAGATACGATCCGTGTCGCCCTCATCGGCAGGCCCAATGTGGGAAAGTCTTCTCTGGTGAATGCCATTTTGGGAGAGGAGCGGGTCATTGTAAGCGAGGTTGCAGGGACGACCCGGGATGCGGTAGATACCCCTTTTGTCCACGAGGGGCAGAAATACCTCCTCATCGATACGGCGGGAATGCGGAAACGGGGCAAGGTTTATGAAACGACCGAGAAATATAGTGTCTTGCGGGCTCTGGCTGCCATTGAACGGTCCGATGTGGCCCTTGTCGTCTTGAACGGAGAACAAGGAATCATTGAGCAGGATAAAAAAATTGCCGGGTATGCCCATCAGGCGGGAAGAGGGGTGGTTCTTCTGGTTAATAAATGGGATAAAGTGGAAAAGGATGAGAAGACCCACCAGGAGATGACGAAGGAGATTCGAAAAGAATTCCAATTTCTTGATTATGCTCCCATCCTCTTCGTCTCTGCCAAGACGAAACAAAGGATCAACCGCATCCTTCCCCTGGCCAAAGAGGTGGCGGAGAATCATGCGATGCGCATTCCCACACCGGTTCTTAATGAACTCATCGCCGATGCGGTGGCGATGACCCCTCCCCCTTCCCGTAAAGGGAAGCGGCTCAGGGTGAAATATGTGACGCAGGCGGGCGTTAAACCCCCCACCTTCATCATCTTCGTAAATGACAGGGAATTGATGCATTTTTCGTATGAACGATATTTAGAAAATGCGATCCGAAAAGCTTTCCCCTTAGAGGGAACGCCGATTCGGATCTTAACGAGGAATAAAGAAGAGTCGTTCTAGGGAGAGGAGACCTGAGATGCCTACGAAGAGCCCAACCGTAGTATTAGGTTTAGGCAGTTGGGGGACTGCTTTGGCGATGGTGTTGGCGGAGAACGGCCACCCTGTCCGCATTTGGGGGAGGGATCCCAAGCAGTGCATGGAAATGAATGAACTTCATACCAATTCCCGCTACCTCCCGGGGGTCGTCTTACCCCCGTCCATCTACGCCACCGATGACATGGAGGAAGCCTTTTTCCAGGCCGAAAACGTCCTTTATGTCGTTCCATCCCACGCCATGCGGGAGGTGGTAGAGAAGTCTCTTCCCTTCCTTCGGGAGGGGATGATGATTATCCATGCCACCAAAGGGCTGGAACAGGGGAGTTTGAAGCGGATGAGCCAGGTGATCCGAGAGACCGTTCCCGACTCATTTAAAGAGAAGGTGGCCGTTCTCTCCGGGCCAAGCCATGCGGAAGAGGTCGCGGTTCACTCACCCACCACCGTTGTCGCCACGTCGGAGAGGAGGGAGGTGGCGGAGTATGTCCAAGATCTCTTCATCAATCCCCGTTTCAGGGTTTATACCAACCCGGACGTGATCGGTGTGGAGATCGGAGGATCGCTGAAAAATATCATCGCCATCGGAGCGGGAATGTCGGATGGTTTGGGGTTCGGGGATAATGCCAAGGCCGCCCTTCTCACCAGAGGGCTGGCGGAGATCGGCCGCTTAGGTGTGAAAATGGGGGCAAACCTCTATACCTTCGCCGGGTTAACGGGTGTAGGGGACCTCATCGTCACCGGAACAAGCCGCCACAGCCGGAATTGGCGGGCAGGGAAAATGCTGGGAGAGGGGAAGAAACTGGACGAGGTGCTCGCCGACATGGGAATGGTGGTAGAAGGAGTGAAGACAACAGATGCCGCCTATCGGTTAAGCATCCGGGAAGAGGTGGACATGCCCATCACCCGTGAACTCTATCAAGTTCTTTTTCAGGGGAAAGATCCCAGGCTTGCGGTGGAGGATCTCATGGGGCGTGGACGCACCCATGAAGTGGAGGAAACAGCCCGTCTTTTTCCTTGATTCACATCTTTTCCTTCTCTTTCATAAGATAAGTTGAGGAAAGAAGAAGGAGGGGTTGGAGATGGGGCAGAACAATCTATGGGAGATTTTAAATAAGATGACCGCCGCCAGGCCGATTGATCAACAAGCCTTATCCAATATTGCCAAAGGGGTTAAACAAGGAGATCAACATAATGATGAGAAGATGAAGCAATTGGTACGTTCTCTTTCGGCCTTACTAGGAATGAATCTTACCCCTGAAAAAGAAGCGGATATCTTAAGTTACCTAAAGAAAAATCAGTTTACCGGTATAGAATCGATTCAAAAACTTTTAA
The DNA window shown above is from Thermicanus aegyptius DSM 12793 and carries:
- the der gene encoding ribosome biogenesis GTPase Der codes for the protein MKKPVVAIVGRPNVGKSTIFNHIMGERIAIVEDRPGVTRDRIYGATEWLDYPFHLIDTGGIEVGSEDELLLQVRTQAELAIDEADVILFIVDGKSGLTSTDEEIAGLLFRSGKPVVLVVNKVDHPNQLPGIMEFYRLGFGEPFPVSGAHGTGFGDLLDEVIKHFPEKIEEEMDEDTIRVALIGRPNVGKSSLVNAILGEERVIVSEVAGTTRDAVDTPFVHEGQKYLLIDTAGMRKRGKVYETTEKYSVLRALAAIERSDVALVVLNGEQGIIEQDKKIAGYAHQAGRGVVLLVNKWDKVEKDEKTHQEMTKEIRKEFQFLDYAPILFVSAKTKQRINRILPLAKEVAENHAMRIPTPVLNELIADAVAMTPPPSRKGKRLRVKYVTQAGVKPPTFIIFVNDRELMHFSYERYLENAIRKAFPLEGTPIRILTRNKEESF
- a CDS encoding YphA family membrane protein, producing MNDGSLSLLVALTLLLLLWGEWFYSDLSRIGLKKKTVALFLIAWAFAGLIPFSYGKVEGSFALFLYPPTLYLLAKRIPEKRKVALLANGLFLAAIYVLTEEVLYNDPILLIWEEPWITSPWMGLLLFFFSSSFQERLLLLLLSSFFGEAMFFFDFAEEMGRISFFSAYQMDSFFLTLLFLSFYSLLMGRRDPVFFRKDRLKSEEKRSVES
- a CDS encoding YIEGIA family protein, which gives rise to MTVYVTAILSGTLFGFVARVIMLRTDYRQYPTYRHGKVIHLALGFIAAGMGAVAVPALKENNYTAITFLAMAAQQFRDVRNMERETLSQLDGMELVPRGSAYIEGIAMVFEGRNYLVIFTAFLTSLGVVWFNIWVGLLLGTISLLVDLWFMSGHHLADIARVKEGEIRIEGESLYVNQIYLMNVGLVSNREILEKHAVGLVIEPKNLDSAVTLANLGQRQAILHDASVILGVYRDSGEPALVPLIKRDMDTGELGVLLLPQRREMKKAIQVVERVPVLETALRLPKEAKVNGGKE
- a CDS encoding stage VI sporulation protein F; this translates as MGQNNLWEILNKMTAARPIDQQALSNIAKGVKQGDQHNDEKMKQLVRSLSALLGMNLTPEKEADILSYLKKNQFTGIESIQKLLKNSGKS
- a CDS encoding NAD(P)H-dependent glycerol-3-phosphate dehydrogenase, yielding MPTKSPTVVLGLGSWGTALAMVLAENGHPVRIWGRDPKQCMEMNELHTNSRYLPGVVLPPSIYATDDMEEAFFQAENVLYVVPSHAMREVVEKSLPFLREGMMIIHATKGLEQGSLKRMSQVIRETVPDSFKEKVAVLSGPSHAEEVAVHSPTTVVATSERREVAEYVQDLFINPRFRVYTNPDVIGVEIGGSLKNIIAIGAGMSDGLGFGDNAKAALLTRGLAEIGRLGVKMGANLYTFAGLTGVGDLIVTGTSRHSRNWRAGKMLGEGKKLDEVLADMGMVVEGVKTTDAAYRLSIREEVDMPITRELYQVLFQGKDPRLAVEDLMGRGRTHEVEETARLFP
- the rpsA gene encoding 30S ribosomal protein S1, which codes for MSEDLKQVDELKENVENKKSAEEAPQGEEADAQIQEGADLTSQESFEGNGPEEATSVNEAVPAVPEVQVGDILTGKVSRIEEKQALIDVGFKYEAILPISEVSSLHIEKIEDVLHLGDEIEVKVKKFNPEKDELVVSKRAVAAEKAWEVLSKRFENGETFETTIVDVVKGGLVADVGLRGFIPASQVERNYVEDFSDYKGKPLKVKVIELDRENNRVILSHRAVLEEEAERRKKEVLNRLEAGQVVEGRVERITDFGAFVDLGGVDGLIHISELSWDHVEKATDAVSVGDIVKVKVLKVDRENERISLSLKATQPSPWEKAAQSIKPGDVVKGIVRRLPSFGAFVELMPGVEGLVHVSQISRKRVGTPGEVLKEGQEVEVKVLDFNLEDKRISLSMKELEEAPVPESKEWEKTNAKDEENKGFGVSIGDMIGEDMRKKLK
- the cmk gene encoding (d)CMP kinase, with protein sequence MRIAIDGPAGAGKSTIARSLAARLKALYIDTGAMYRALTLKAKEAGVSADDEAGLTKLLEETEIRLFSTGEGSERVVMDGRDVTEAIRHPDISRLVSIVSKHPRVREIMVNRQRKMAEEGDVVMDGRDIGTVVLPYADLKIFLTASIQERAMRRYRELWEKGHSPNLSQLEEEIKKRDRLDAERSHSPLKKAEDAILVDTTHLTIQEVVDRLYSLCKNGKG
- a CDS encoding flagellar brake protein, with amino-acid sequence MFPSVGQKIQLEPILQEGKKEKVYSSRVADIPNTKTFHIELPIDPSGSTELFPSGTEFTCWFIGEDGGQYRFRTRLMDRTRDPIPLWIMERPMDHEIERSQRRHHLRVEAHLDLAVKSLNEARPYHYITQTLDVSGGGLSFFCPSSHEIQKGDRLRGFLPFHVKNEGMYHVDFVGEVVRLFYPERAEVEVASVKFHSIRERDMEALVRYTFQRQIELYKKEND
- a CDS encoding capping complex subunit for YIEGIA encodes the protein MDKAEEGASIKAIVTLSRDQVAGGAPIFIVKDKEELQRTAFLLEKIIDAMAHELNGETMILVKH